Genomic segment of Dehalococcoidia bacterium:
GCATATTTATGACCTTTTTCCCGTAGTGTCCTGTTCTCAGCTTGTTTCTGGGGGCTAGCCTGGGTGAGGACTCTGAGAGTTAAGGCGGCGTGAGCTTCCTCTGCCGGTCAACTTGCCACCGGGCTTAAGCCCACCCTTCCACTATCTTCTAGCGATAACGACACACGCTTGCATCCAGTCGGCGTGCATCGCTCGCATTCATGTTCTAACAGGTTTCTATGCCCCTCTATCGCTCTATTCCCTGGCATCCTCCGGCATCTCCGCCAAGACAATAGATACCCACCGCAGCCGCTTGATGAAGAAGTTGAATGTGAGAAATATCGGCGAGCTCATCAAGTTTGGCCTCAATCATGGTTTTACCCCTCCGGAAGAGCCGGATTCCACATTCCCTAAC
This window contains:
- a CDS encoding LuxR C-terminal-related transcriptional regulator produces the protein MPPGLSPPFHYLLAITTHACIQSACIARIHVLTGFYAPLSLYSLASSGISAKTIDTHRSRLMKKLNVRNIGELIKFGLNHGFTPPEEPDSTFPN